The following proteins come from a genomic window of Methylorubrum populi:
- the dapE gene encoding succinyl-diaminopimelate desuccinylase, with protein sequence MSDHSPLALAQALIRCPSVTPEEGGALAFLADRLAQAGFSVERPVFSDVGTPDIQNLYARIGTGHPVLVFAGHTDVVPPGEEAAWTQGPFSGAVADGFLYGRGAVDMKGGIACMLAATLDFLERRGPDFGGSIAFLITGDEEGPAVNGTVKLLQWAKDRGERFDHCLLGEPTNPDTLGEMIKIGRRGSLTGRITVHGRQGHVAYPHRAENPIPGLLRLASALIAEPLDGGTAHFDASNLEFTTIDVGNPATNVIPASAKAVFNVRFNDDWTAETLGAEIQKRLAAAAGNAVRFSLDLQPSNSPAFLTQPDAFVDLVAEAIQAETGRLPALSTTGGTSDARFIKDACPVIEFGLVGRTMHETDERVAVADLDRLTAIYGRVLERYFSS encoded by the coding sequence TTGTCCGATCATTCCCCCCTCGCCCTCGCCCAGGCCCTGATCCGCTGCCCCTCCGTCACCCCGGAGGAGGGCGGCGCCCTCGCATTTCTGGCGGATCGGCTGGCGCAGGCGGGCTTCTCCGTCGAGCGCCCGGTCTTTTCGGACGTCGGCACGCCGGACATCCAGAACCTCTATGCGCGGATCGGCACCGGTCATCCGGTCCTCGTCTTTGCCGGCCATACCGACGTGGTGCCGCCCGGCGAGGAAGCCGCCTGGACGCAGGGGCCGTTCTCCGGCGCGGTCGCCGACGGCTTCCTCTACGGCCGCGGCGCGGTGGACATGAAGGGCGGCATCGCCTGCATGCTCGCGGCGACGCTGGACTTCCTCGAAAGGCGTGGCCCGGATTTCGGCGGCTCGATCGCCTTCCTGATCACCGGCGACGAGGAGGGGCCGGCGGTCAACGGCACGGTCAAGCTGCTTCAATGGGCCAAGGATCGAGGCGAGCGCTTCGACCATTGCCTGCTCGGCGAGCCGACCAACCCCGACACGCTCGGCGAGATGATCAAGATCGGCCGGCGCGGCTCGCTCACGGGGCGCATCACCGTGCACGGGCGCCAGGGCCACGTCGCCTATCCGCACCGGGCCGAGAACCCGATCCCCGGCCTGCTGCGCCTCGCCTCCGCGCTGATCGCCGAACCGCTCGACGGCGGCACCGCGCATTTCGACGCCTCGAACCTCGAATTCACGACGATCGATGTCGGCAACCCCGCCACCAACGTGATCCCGGCCTCGGCCAAGGCCGTCTTCAACGTGCGCTTCAATGACGACTGGACCGCCGAGACGCTCGGCGCTGAAATTCAGAAGCGCCTGGCGGCGGCGGCCGGCAACGCCGTGCGCTTCAGCCTCGACCTCCAGCCCTCGAACTCGCCCGCCTTCCTGACGCAGCCCGACGCCTTCGTCGATCTCGTGGCGGAAGCGATTCAAGCCGAGACCGGGCGCCTCCCGGCGCTCTCCACCACGGGGGGCACCTCGGATGCCCGCTTCATCAAGGATGCCTGCCCGGTGATCGAGTTCGGCCTCGTCGGGCGGACCATGCACGAGACCGACGAGCGGGTGGCGGTGGCGGATCTCGACCGGCTCACCGCGATCTACGGGCGGGTGCTGGAGCGTTATTTCTCATCGTAA
- a CDS encoding glycosyltransferase family 4 protein: MRIAQVAPLAEAVPPKFYGGTERVVSWITEELVRQGHDVTLFASGDSQTSAKLAACHPEGLRLLGYRDHTAGHLAMLHHVHRRAHEFDVIHFHIDLLQYPMFEDLYHKCLTTMHGRLDVPDFMPVYNTFTGMPLVSISDNQREPMPESSNWLATIHHGLPKENCPYYPDAKGGYLAFLGRISPEKRPDRAIEMAIRSGIPLKIAAKVDKADQEYWDETIEPMIHHPLVEYIGEINEEQKKDFLGNALALAFPIDWPEPFGLVMIEAMSAGTPVIAFGNGSVPEVIKDGVSGFIVNSMDEAVEACRRVKDLPRAGVRAHFEGRFTAEVMVRKYVSAYEQLLAGQGNVIKMPAAGAFSPQYGELNGSAHGPIHVAAMPA, translated from the coding sequence GTGCGCATTGCCCAGGTTGCCCCGCTCGCGGAAGCCGTGCCGCCGAAGTTCTATGGCGGCACCGAGCGTGTCGTTTCGTGGATTACGGAAGAACTCGTCCGCCAGGGTCACGACGTGACCCTGTTCGCGAGCGGTGATTCCCAGACTTCGGCGAAGCTCGCCGCCTGCCATCCGGAGGGCCTGCGCCTTCTCGGCTACCGCGATCACACCGCGGGCCACCTCGCCATGCTGCACCACGTGCATCGCCGGGCGCACGAGTTCGATGTGATCCACTTCCACATCGATCTTCTGCAGTACCCGATGTTCGAGGACCTGTACCACAAGTGCCTGACGACCATGCACGGTCGCCTGGACGTGCCGGACTTCATGCCGGTCTACAACACGTTCACGGGCATGCCGCTGGTCTCGATCTCGGACAACCAGCGCGAGCCGATGCCGGAAAGCTCCAACTGGCTGGCCACGATCCATCACGGCCTGCCGAAGGAGAACTGCCCGTACTATCCGGATGCCAAGGGCGGCTACCTCGCCTTCCTCGGCCGCATCTCGCCCGAGAAGCGCCCCGACCGCGCGATCGAGATGGCGATCCGCTCCGGCATCCCGCTGAAGATCGCCGCCAAGGTCGACAAGGCGGACCAGGAGTACTGGGACGAGACGATCGAGCCGATGATCCACCACCCGCTGGTGGAGTATATCGGCGAGATCAACGAGGAGCAGAAGAAGGACTTCCTCGGCAACGCCCTGGCGCTCGCCTTCCCGATCGATTGGCCGGAGCCCTTCGGCCTCGTGATGATCGAGGCGATGTCGGCGGGGACGCCGGTGATCGCCTTCGGCAACGGCTCGGTGCCGGAAGTCATCAAGGACGGCGTCTCGGGCTTCATCGTCAACTCGATGGATGAGGCGGTCGAGGCCTGCCGCCGGGTCAAGGATCTGCCGCGCGCCGGCGTCCGCGCCCATTTCGAGGGCCGCTTCACCGCCGAGGTCATGGTCCGCAAGTATGTCTCGGCCTACGAGCAGCTCCTGGCCGGCCAGGGAAACGTGATCAAGATGCCTGCCGCCGGCGCCTTCTCGCCCCAGTACGGTGAGCTGAACGGTTCGGCCCACGGCCCGATCCACGTCGCCGCGATGCCGGCCTGA
- the truA gene encoding tRNA pseudouridine(38-40) synthase TruA, whose amino-acid sequence MPRYKLVIEYDGGPFCGWQRQADDPTVQAAIETAVTRFSGEAARLTCAGRTDAGVHAIHQVAHLDLAKDWRTDTVRDALNAHLRPQPVSILSAEIVGQEFDARHSAIRRHYRYRILNRRSPAALTRAHVWHVPWPLDADLMHAAAQRLLGRHDFSAFRAAECQANSPVRTLEQLDVTRQRMGLFEEIVIATSARSFLHHQVRAMAGTLMLAGCGRLSADDVAEILATRAKHRCGPLAPACGLTFVGVDYDEK is encoded by the coding sequence ATGCCCCGCTACAAGCTCGTCATCGAGTATGACGGCGGACCGTTCTGCGGCTGGCAGCGGCAGGCCGACGACCCGACCGTGCAGGCGGCCATCGAGACCGCCGTCACCCGCTTCTCCGGCGAGGCGGCGCGGCTGACCTGCGCCGGCCGGACGGATGCGGGCGTGCACGCGATCCATCAGGTCGCCCATCTCGATCTCGCCAAGGACTGGCGCACCGACACCGTGCGCGACGCGCTGAACGCGCATTTGCGCCCGCAACCGGTCTCGATCCTCTCGGCCGAGATCGTCGGGCAGGAGTTCGACGCCCGGCACTCGGCGATCCGGCGGCACTACCGCTACCGCATCCTCAACCGGCGCAGCCCCGCCGCGCTGACCCGCGCCCATGTCTGGCACGTGCCCTGGCCGCTCGACGCCGATCTGATGCACGCCGCCGCGCAGCGCCTGCTGGGCCGCCACGACTTTTCCGCCTTCCGCGCCGCCGAGTGCCAGGCCAACAGTCCCGTGCGGACGCTGGAACAGCTCGACGTGACGCGCCAGCGGATGGGCCTCTTCGAAGAAATCGTGATCGCGACCTCGGCCCGCTCCTTCCTGCACCATCAGGTGCGGGCCATGGCCGGCACGCTGATGCTCGCCGGCTGCGGGCGCCTCTCCGCCGATGACGTGGCGGAGATCCTGGCGACACGGGCCAAGCACCGCTGCGGGCCGCTTGCGCCGGCCTGCGGGCTGACCTTCGTCGGCGTCGATTACGATGAGAAATAA
- the fmt gene encoding methionyl-tRNA formyltransferase has product MRIVFMGTPDFAVPTLDRLHADGHSLAAVYTRAPSKAGRGMALKPSPVHARAEALGIPVLTPSTLKTPEAAETFAGHGADVAVVVAYGMLLPQRILDTPRFGCLNLHGSLLPRWRGAAPIQRAVMAGDAESGVGVMRMEAGLDTGPVAMEARLAIPEGMTAGELHDRLMPLGADLMGRAIRALEREGLTFTPQAAEGVVYAHKITNEEARIDWSRPAEAVARHINGLSPFPGAYFEADLGKGPERVKVLRALAHDGSGAPGTLLDAACTVACGTGAVRLLELRRAGKGGVASGEDFLRGARLAAGASFT; this is encoded by the coding sequence ATGCGCATCGTCTTCATGGGCACGCCGGATTTCGCGGTGCCCACCCTGGACCGTCTGCACGCCGACGGCCACAGCCTCGCCGCCGTCTACACCCGCGCCCCGTCCAAGGCCGGCCGCGGCATGGCACTGAAACCCTCGCCGGTTCATGCCCGCGCCGAGGCATTGGGCATCCCCGTGCTGACGCCCTCCACCCTGAAGACGCCGGAGGCGGCCGAGACCTTCGCCGGGCACGGGGCTGACGTCGCGGTCGTCGTCGCCTACGGCATGCTGCTCCCGCAAAGGATCCTCGACACGCCGCGCTTCGGCTGCCTCAACCTGCACGGCTCGCTGCTGCCGCGCTGGCGCGGCGCCGCGCCGATTCAGCGGGCGGTGATGGCGGGCGACGCCGAGAGCGGGGTCGGCGTGATGCGGATGGAGGCCGGGCTCGATACCGGCCCGGTGGCGATGGAGGCGCGTCTCGCGATCCCCGAAGGGATGACCGCGGGCGAGCTGCACGACAGGCTGATGCCGCTCGGGGCCGACCTGATGGGGCGGGCGATCCGTGCGCTGGAGCGGGAGGGCCTGACCTTCACGCCGCAGGCCGCGGAAGGCGTGGTCTACGCCCACAAGATCACCAACGAAGAGGCGCGGATCGACTGGTCGCGCCCGGCCGAGGCGGTCGCGCGCCACATCAACGGGCTGTCGCCGTTTCCAGGCGCCTATTTCGAGGCCGATCTCGGCAAGGGACCGGAGCGGGTGAAGGTGCTGCGGGCGCTTGCCCATGACGGCTCCGGCGCGCCGGGCACGCTGCTCGACGCCGCCTGCACCGTGGCCTGCGGCACCGGCGCGGTGCGGCTGCTCGAACTGCGCCGGGCCGGCAAGGGCGGGGTTGCCTCGGGCGAAGATTTCCTGCGCGGGGCGCGGCTGGCGGCAGGGGCTTCGTTCACGTGA
- the pheS gene encoding phenylalanine--tRNA ligase subunit alpha, which translates to MMDLDALERDLLGQVERAGDETGLEALRVSALGKKGSVSELLKTLGTMTPEERKERGPLINGLRDRVQGAIAEKREALAQAALDARLAAERIDVTLPLREAPEIRGRIHPISQVIEEITAIFADLGFSVAEGPDIETDELNFTALNFPEGHPAREMHDTFFLAPDHLGRRKLLRTHTSPVQVRTMRAKQPPIRVIMPGRTYRHDSDQTHTPMFHQVEGLVIDRSANIANLKWVLESFCRAFFEVEAVTMRFRPSFFPFTEPSAEVDIQCSRKGGELRFGEGTDWLEILGCGMVHPNVLRSGGLDPDQVQGFAFGMGIDRLAMLKYGMPDLRPFFEADVRWLEHYGFRPIDVPSLVGGLTA; encoded by the coding sequence GTGATGGATCTCGACGCTCTCGAACGCGATCTTCTCGGACAGGTCGAGCGGGCCGGGGACGAGACGGGGCTCGAGGCCCTGCGCGTGTCGGCGCTGGGCAAGAAGGGCAGCGTCTCGGAGCTGCTCAAGACGCTCGGCACGATGACGCCCGAGGAGCGCAAGGAGCGCGGCCCCCTCATCAACGGCCTGCGCGACCGGGTGCAGGGCGCCATCGCCGAGAAGCGCGAGGCGCTGGCCCAGGCCGCCCTCGATGCGCGGCTCGCCGCCGAGCGGATCGACGTGACGCTCCCCTTGCGCGAGGCGCCGGAGATCCGCGGCCGCATCCACCCGATCAGCCAAGTGATCGAGGAGATCACCGCGATCTTCGCCGATCTCGGCTTCTCGGTGGCGGAAGGGCCCGACATCGAGACCGACGAGCTGAACTTCACCGCGCTCAACTTCCCCGAAGGCCATCCGGCGCGGGAGATGCACGACACCTTCTTCCTCGCCCCCGACCATCTCGGGCGGAGGAAGCTCCTGCGCACCCACACCTCGCCGGTTCAGGTCCGCACCATGCGGGCCAAGCAGCCGCCGATCCGCGTGATCATGCCCGGCCGCACCTACCGGCACGATTCCGACCAGACCCACACCCCGATGTTCCATCAGGTCGAGGGCCTCGTCATCGACCGCTCGGCCAACATCGCCAATCTCAAATGGGTGCTGGAATCGTTCTGCCGCGCCTTCTTCGAGGTCGAGGCGGTGACCATGCGCTTCCGCCCCTCGTTCTTCCCCTTCACCGAGCCCTCGGCCGAGGTCGATATCCAGTGCTCGCGAAAGGGCGGCGAGCTGCGCTTCGGCGAGGGCACCGACTGGCTGGAGATCCTCGGCTGCGGCATGGTCCATCCGAACGTGCTGCGCAGCGGCGGGCTCGATCCGGATCAGGTCCAGGGCTTCGCCTTCGGCATGGGCATCGACCGCCTCGCCATGCTGAAATACGGCATGCCGGACCTTCGCCCCTTCTTCGAGGCCGACGTGCGCTGGCTGGAGCATTACGGCTTCCGGCCGATCGACGTGCCGAGCCTCGTCGGCGGGCTGACCGCCTGA
- the pheT gene encoding phenylalanine--tRNA ligase subunit beta, which yields MKFTLSWLKDHLDTEASLDAISETLTRIGLEVEGVEDKAAALRPYVIARVISAEQHPNADRLRVCQVDAGDGQPLQVVCGAPNARTGMLSVFAPPGTYVPGKDITLSVGTIRGVESRGMLCSGAELGLSENHDGILDLPADAPVGTPYAVWAGLDDPVIEINLTPNRSDCASIHGIARDLAATGIGTLKREPMPPVRGEGACPTSVTLQFDAHDRGLCPLFALRLVRGVKNGPSPEWMQKRLRAIGLRPINALVDITNYMTFDRGRPLHVFDAKKVAGGLTVRRAEEGESLVALDGKTYRLDSDTVVIADANGVESIGGIMGGEASGCDETTTDVLIESALWDPRNIARTGRRLGIITDARYRFERGVDPAFALPGLDLATRLMVDLCGGSPSQATIAGEVPELSHVIDFPWTEVRRLAGIELSRAEMKVTLESLGFHISGSGDRVKVLPPSWRPDVEGKADLVEEIVRIAGLDRIEPKPLPRIETVAVEPMLTVLQRRGRLAKRALAGRGMLEAVTYSFIPHEDARLFGGGKPDLALANPIAADLSDMRPSLVPGLLRAAQRNADRGFPDTALFEVGQCFASDEPEGQSLRATGLRRGTARHAGAGRHWSGAAETVDAFEAKADALALLAALGVPTGGLQIVAGGPDWLHPGRSGTLQFGPKNVVGHFGELHPRLLKAMDLKGTLVAFEITLDALPLPRHRPTKAKPALALSDLQAISRDFAFVVPRDVPAADILKAAQGAERKMITGIEVFDLYEGAGIPEGSKSVAVAVRLQPSERTLTDAEIEAVSAKIVAEVGKKTGATLRS from the coding sequence ATGAAATTCACCCTCTCCTGGCTCAAGGACCACCTCGACACCGAGGCCTCGCTCGACGCGATCAGCGAGACGCTGACGCGGATCGGCCTCGAGGTCGAAGGCGTCGAGGACAAGGCCGCCGCGCTCCGTCCCTACGTCATCGCCCGGGTGATCTCGGCCGAGCAGCACCCCAATGCCGACCGCCTTCGGGTCTGCCAGGTCGATGCCGGCGACGGCCAGCCGCTCCAGGTTGTGTGCGGCGCGCCGAACGCGCGCACCGGTATGCTCTCGGTCTTCGCGCCCCCCGGCACCTACGTGCCGGGCAAGGACATCACCCTCTCGGTCGGCACGATCCGGGGCGTCGAGAGCCGCGGCATGCTCTGCTCCGGGGCGGAGCTGGGCCTCAGCGAGAACCATGACGGCATCCTCGACCTGCCTGCCGACGCGCCGGTCGGCACGCCCTACGCCGTCTGGGCCGGGCTCGACGACCCGGTGATCGAGATCAACCTGACGCCGAACCGCTCGGACTGCGCCTCGATCCACGGCATCGCCCGCGATCTCGCCGCCACCGGCATCGGCACTCTCAAGCGCGAGCCGATGCCGCCGGTGCGTGGCGAAGGCGCCTGCCCGACCTCCGTCACGCTGCAGTTCGACGCGCATGACCGCGGCCTCTGCCCGCTCTTCGCCCTCCGCCTCGTGCGTGGCGTCAAGAACGGTCCCTCGCCCGAATGGATGCAGAAGCGCCTGCGGGCGATCGGCCTGCGCCCGATCAACGCGCTGGTCGACATCACCAACTACATGACCTTCGACCGCGGCCGGCCACTGCACGTGTTCGACGCGAAGAAGGTCGCGGGCGGACTCACCGTGCGCCGGGCCGAGGAGGGCGAGAGCCTCGTGGCGCTCGACGGCAAGACCTACCGGCTCGATTCGGACACGGTGGTCATCGCCGACGCCAACGGTGTCGAGTCGATCGGCGGCATCATGGGCGGCGAGGCCTCGGGCTGCGACGAGACCACCACCGACGTGCTGATCGAATCGGCGCTCTGGGATCCGCGCAACATCGCCCGCACCGGCCGGCGCCTCGGCATCATCACCGATGCCCGCTACCGCTTCGAGCGCGGCGTCGATCCGGCCTTCGCCCTGCCGGGGCTCGACCTCGCCACGCGCCTCATGGTCGATCTCTGCGGCGGCTCGCCGAGCCAGGCCACCATCGCCGGCGAGGTGCCGGAACTCTCCCACGTCATCGACTTCCCCTGGACCGAGGTGCGGCGCCTCGCCGGCATCGAGCTGTCGCGGGCCGAGATGAAGGTGACGCTGGAATCCCTCGGCTTCCACATCTCCGGCTCGGGTGATCGCGTAAAAGTGCTGCCGCCGTCCTGGCGACCGGACGTGGAGGGCAAGGCCGACCTCGTCGAGGAGATCGTGCGCATCGCCGGCCTCGACCGGATCGAGCCGAAGCCGCTGCCGCGGATCGAGACCGTCGCGGTCGAGCCGATGCTGACCGTGCTGCAGCGGCGCGGGCGCCTCGCCAAGCGGGCGCTGGCGGGCCGCGGCATGCTGGAGGCGGTGACCTACTCCTTCATCCCGCACGAGGATGCGCGGCTGTTCGGCGGCGGCAAGCCGGATCTGGCGCTTGCCAACCCCATCGCCGCCGACCTCTCCGACATGCGCCCGAGCCTCGTGCCCGGCCTGCTGCGGGCGGCGCAGCGCAACGCCGACCGCGGCTTCCCCGACACCGCGCTGTTCGAGGTCGGCCAGTGCTTCGCCAGCGACGAGCCGGAGGGCCAGTCCCTGCGCGCCACCGGCCTGCGCCGCGGCACGGCGCGGCATGCCGGCGCCGGACGCCACTGGAGCGGCGCGGCGGAGACCGTCGATGCGTTCGAGGCCAAGGCCGACGCGCTGGCGCTGCTCGCGGCCCTCGGCGTGCCGACCGGCGGGCTCCAGATCGTGGCCGGCGGCCCCGACTGGCTGCATCCCGGCCGCTCGGGCACGCTGCAGTTCGGGCCGAAGAACGTGGTCGGGCATTTCGGCGAGCTGCATCCGCGGCTGCTGAAGGCGATGGACCTCAAGGGTACGCTGGTGGCCTTCGAGATCACCCTCGACGCCCTGCCGCTGCCGCGCCACCGGCCGACCAAGGCGAAGCCGGCGCTCGCGCTCTCCGACCTCCAGGCGATCTCCCGCGACTTCGCCTTCGTCGTCCCCCGCGACGTGCCCGCCGCCGACATCCTGAAGGCGGCCCAGGGCGCCGAGCGCAAGATGATCACCGGCATCGAGGTGTTCGACCTCTACGAGGGCGCCGGCATTCCGGAGGGCTCGAAGTCGGTCGCGGTCGCGGTGCGGCTGCAGCCCTCCGAGCGCACGCTCACCGATGCCGAAATCGAGGCGGTGAGCGCCAAGATCGTCGCCGAGGTGGGCAAGAAGACCGGGGCAACGCTCCGTTCGTGA
- the rpmI gene encoding 50S ribosomal protein L35 yields the protein MPKLKTKSGAKKRFKVTGTGKVVYAQAGKRHGMIKRTNKQIRNLRGTTTLFEGDAANVKKYFLPNQR from the coding sequence ATGCCCAAGCTGAAGACGAAGTCGGGCGCCAAGAAGCGCTTCAAGGTTACCGGCACCGGCAAGGTGGTCTACGCCCAGGCCGGCAAGCGCCACGGGATGATCAAGCGGACCAACAAGCAGATCCGCAACCTGCGCGGCACCACGACCCTGTTCGAGGGCGATGCCGCCAACGTGAAGAAGTACTTCCTGCCGAACCAGCGGTAA
- a CDS encoding HesA/MoeB/ThiF family protein — MALSSEEIERYARHLVLREVGGPGQARLKAGRVLVIGAGGLGAPLIQYLAAAGIGTIGIVDDDTVSLSNLQRQVIHGTPDVGRPKVESAADAVGRLNPHVRVETHALRLNPENAPALLAGYDLVADGSDNFSTRYAVSDACFHAKKPLVTAALGAFDGSLTTIRAHETGPTGEPNPTYRCLFPSPPPPGSVAPCAEAGVLGALAGVMGSLMAMEVIRALADFGEPLVGRLLMVDARSMRFETLAYAWDPENPLNGARVRTDPEAVPAGLPPRLR; from the coding sequence ATGGCCCTCTCGTCGGAAGAAATCGAACGCTACGCCCGCCACCTCGTCCTGCGCGAGGTGGGCGGCCCGGGACAGGCCCGGCTGAAGGCCGGGCGCGTGCTTGTCATCGGCGCGGGCGGGCTCGGAGCGCCGCTGATCCAGTATCTCGCCGCCGCCGGCATCGGCACGATCGGCATCGTCGACGACGACACGGTCTCGCTGTCGAACCTGCAGCGGCAGGTCATCCACGGCACGCCGGATGTCGGCCGGCCGAAGGTCGAGAGCGCCGCGGACGCCGTCGGTCGGCTCAACCCGCATGTGCGGGTCGAGACCCATGCCCTCCGGCTGAATCCGGAGAACGCGCCGGCCCTCCTCGCGGGCTACGACCTCGTCGCCGACGGCTCCGACAATTTCTCCACCCGCTACGCCGTCTCGGACGCCTGCTTCCACGCGAAGAAGCCGCTGGTGACGGCCGCGCTCGGGGCCTTCGACGGCTCGCTCACGACGATCCGTGCCCACGAGACCGGCCCGACGGGCGAGCCGAACCCGACCTATCGCTGCCTGTTCCCGAGCCCGCCGCCGCCGGGCAGCGTCGCCCCCTGCGCCGAGGCCGGGGTGCTCGGGGCGCTGGCCGGCGTCATGGGCTCGCTGATGGCGATGGAGGTGATCCGGGCGCTGGCCGATTTCGGCGAGCCCCTGGTCGGGCGCCTGCTGATGGTCGATGCCCGCTCGATGCGCTTCGAGACCCTGGCCTATGCCTGGGATCCGGAGAATCCGCTGAACGGCGCCAGGGTCAGGACAGACCCGGAAGCCGTGCCGGCGGGGCTCCCGCCTCGGCTGCGTTGA
- the rplT gene encoding 50S ribosomal protein L20 has protein sequence MARVKRGVTSHAKHKKVLKAAKGYYGRRKNTIRIAKQAVEKGLQYAYRDRKNKKRTFRALWIQRLNAAVREHGLTYSRFINALAKSGIEVDRKALSELAIHEPAAFAAVVEKAKSALPKAA, from the coding sequence ATGGCCCGCGTCAAGCGCGGCGTGACCAGTCACGCGAAGCACAAGAAGGTTCTGAAGGCCGCCAAGGGCTATTACGGCCGGCGCAAGAATACGATCCGCATCGCCAAGCAGGCGGTGGAGAAGGGTCTGCAGTACGCCTACCGCGACCGCAAGAACAAGAAGCGCACCTTCCGCGCCCTCTGGATCCAGCGGCTCAACGCGGCGGTGCGCGAGCACGGCCTGACCTATTCCCGCTTCATCAATGCCCTCGCCAAGTCGGGCATCGAGGTGGACCGCAAGGCCCTCTCCGAGCTCGCCATCCACGAGCCGGCCGCCTTCGCGGCGGTGGTCGAGAAGGCGAAGTCGGCCCTGCCGAAGGCCGCCTGA
- a CDS encoding DUF1186 domain-containing protein has product MDADLVAVLREENHLPAEALRRAARDPEAVAEPVLALLERAAEDADAVEDEETNLLFWGLHALAAARDTRIFPLLMRLMRQDGEAVDGLLGDAATETLPAVIASTFDGDTASLARLILDSTADDFLRNSAFNALGILTRQGRIPLAEAEALLVRFDEARAAVEEAPAWMGWEEAIAYLGLTGLAPRVEAARRDGRITDEFSDLPWFRKALRQASAVPPDLGAFDAHRYSYLDDPVTALAWTAESYGQPITNPFKDVGRNDPCPCGSGKKYKKCCLNAAEAGAPPARLPGLS; this is encoded by the coding sequence ATGGACGCGGATCTCGTCGCCGTTCTGAGGGAAGAGAATCATCTTCCGGCCGAGGCGCTGAGGCGCGCCGCCCGGGATCCCGAGGCGGTCGCCGAGCCGGTGCTCGCGCTTCTCGAGCGGGCGGCGGAGGATGCCGATGCGGTCGAGGACGAGGAGACCAACCTGCTGTTCTGGGGTCTGCACGCCCTGGCGGCGGCCCGCGACACCCGCATCTTCCCGCTCCTGATGCGCCTGATGCGCCAGGACGGCGAGGCGGTCGACGGCCTTCTCGGCGACGCGGCGACCGAGACCCTGCCGGCGGTGATCGCCTCGACCTTCGACGGCGACACCGCTTCGCTCGCCCGGCTGATCCTCGACAGCACCGCCGACGACTTCCTGCGCAATTCGGCCTTCAATGCGCTGGGGATCCTGACGCGCCAGGGGCGAATTCCGCTCGCCGAGGCAGAGGCGCTGCTGGTGCGCTTCGACGAGGCCCGCGCGGCGGTGGAGGAGGCGCCGGCCTGGATGGGCTGGGAGGAGGCGATCGCCTATCTCGGGCTGACCGGCCTCGCCCCGCGGGTGGAGGCGGCCCGGCGGGACGGGCGCATCACCGACGAGTTCAGCGACCTGCCGTGGTTCCGCAAGGCGCTCAGGCAGGCCAGCGCCGTGCCGCCGGATCTCGGCGCCTTCGACGCCCACCGCTACAGCTATCTCGACGACCCGGTGACCGCGCTGGCCTGGACCGCGGAATCCTACGGCCAGCCGATCACGAACCCGTTCAAGGATGTCGGCCGCAACGATCCCTGCCCCTGCGGCTCGGGCAAGAAGTACAAGAAGTGCTGCCTCAACGCAGCCGAGGCGGGAGCCCCGCCGGCACGGCTTCCGGGTCTGTCCTGA